Proteins encoded together in one Anticarsia gemmatalis isolate Benzon Research Colony breed Stoneville strain chromosome 1, ilAntGemm2 primary, whole genome shotgun sequence window:
- the LOC142973733 gene encoding GILT-like protein 2, translating into MFAYRCLIFYVISLTILSASGLCIDKIVKHVGGEPIKSVINSEDTDLIKNKDNTTEQAAEEKVKIELYYECLCPYCRAFDRNHLTPTVRKLGEKYLDIHLYPYGNAETTVYDNGTIEIECQHGVPECYGNMLHACAIDQLKPLTKAIYYISCLMGTSQSHGGSNDEAADKCGTQMNIDSEPIKTCAKGPKGLELAKYYGDETNKIDFHGVPHVVVNGVEYEGDDFFHDVCEIFAHTPPECTE; encoded by the exons ATGTTCGCGTATcggtgtttaatattttacgtaattAGTTTAACAATTTTGTCAGCTAGCGGCTTATGTATTG ATAAAATAGTGAAACATGTGGGCGGGGAACCTATTAAATCAGTTATTAACAGCGAAGACACTGATCTGATCAAAAATAAG GACAACACAACAGAACAAGCAGctgaagaaaaagtaaaaatagaatTGTACTACGAGTGCTTATGTCCATACTGCAGGGCCTTCGACAGAAATCACTTAACACCAACAGTGAGGAAACTCGGGGAAAAATATCTCGATATTCATTTGTATCCATATGGCAATGCTGAA ACAACAGTCTACGACAATGGTACGATCGAGATCGAATGTCAGCATGGAGTACCAGAATGTTATGGTAACATGTTGCACGCGTGCGCTATTGATCAGCTAAAACCCCTCACTAAGGCCATCTACTACATCTCCTGTTTGATGGGTACTTCGCAAAGTCACGGAGGATCTAACGATGAGGCTGCTGATAAg TGCGGAACTCAAATGAACATAGATTCGGAGCCAATAAAAACGTGTGCCAAAGGTCCTAAGGGTTTAGAACTTGCGAAGTACTACGGTGATGAAACCAACAAGATCGATTTTCACGGTGTACCACATGTTGTTGTCAATGGAGTGGAGTACGAGGGCGATGACTTCTTTCACGACGTCTGCGAAATCTTTGCACACACCCCACCGGAATGTACCGAAtga